From Cercospora beticola chromosome 6, complete sequence, a single genomic window includes:
- the NIP7 gene encoding ribosome biosynthesis protein nip7 (BUSCO:EOG09264PD5): MRPLTDTETKTLFEKLANYTGKSLNNLITDTVTNGKTTDRYVFRVQKDRVYYVRESIANLATSVARDSLLSLGTCLGKFTKTGKFRLHITALDVIAPHARYKVWVKQNGEMPFLYGGHVVKAHVGRWSEDAPEHAGAVVLSMNDTPLGFGVTARSTAEARKLDPTGIVLFRQADAGEYLREEETLFTT; encoded by the exons ATGCGACCTCTTACAGACACCGAAACGAAGACGctcttcgagaagctcgccaACTATACTGGCAAGTCGCTCAACAACCTCATCACCGACACCGTCACAAATGGGAAAACCACCGACCGCTACGTTTTCCGAGTGCAAAAAGACCGAGTCTACTACGTACGCGAATCGATCGCAAATCTCGCTACCTCTGTCGCTCGCGACTCTCTTCTGAGTCTGGGTACATGCTTGGGCAAGTTCACCAAGACAGGAAAATTCAGACTGCACATCACAGCTTTGGACGTGATCGCACCGCACGCAAGATATAAGGTATGGGTGAAGCAGAACGGAGAGATGCCATTCCTGTACGGAGGGCATGTCGTAAAAGCTCATGTTGGGCGATGGAGTGAAGATGCGCCGGAACACGCAGGTGCGGTTGTATTGAGCATGAATGATACGCCGTTG GGCTTTGGAGTAACTGCCAGGAGTACTGCAGAGGCGAGGAAGCTGGATCCCACCGGGATAGTACTGTTCAGACAAGCAGATGCTGGAGAATATTTGCGAGAGGAAGAAACGCTCTTTACCACATGA
- a CDS encoding uncharacterized protein (BUSCO:EOG092629WJ), which produces MAERATKRRRLSPEGDRNETPGFANYDLEQDYAERLAKRKQKDKKRDKLLVKTQDGRVVENPRVEEQQEDVSDDDSFMASDDGDSGVVADVQPAKAPKKPALPVKEQIRLAKEELAKTAQAISEDPEEHIGQLGALAELAQSDNIKIKKLALATQLAVFKDIIPGYRIRPMSEKDLMGKLSKDVKKLRSFEQGLLSGYKNYISTLQHLATGKTSKTVSQQDAQGLATVAISCACTLLTSVPHFNNRGDLIGILVKKLAGRNVTSDFVKCREAIEQLFRDDEEGHASLDVVSQLTTMMKKRDYSIHETVLSTFLHLRLLNEFSQKGAPNRIDKREDEGPKPKFKKEFRTKRERKIMKERKQVEKEMKEADATVSYEEKDKNQAETLKLVFIAYFRILKERIQHLMGVVLEGLAKYAHLINQDFFGDVLEALKDLINDAEAALQPSEDDAAEDEDDIDDTERRNATRESLLCIITAFALLQGQIDVVKSANSLSLDLSFFIRQLYRTLIPLSMDLDIELSAKKAHLSDPNGLHVPTTSSTDTKINVSTTAVLLLRSLQSVLVPPINTKNVPPVRVAAFVKQLEMLSLHLPQKSAIAVQELLKSVSKTHGKKIAALWYTEERKGDGVFDALGQEVESSNPFASTVWEGELLRHHFDPKVREAVKVIETNVKEARS; this is translated from the coding sequence ATGGCTGAGCGGGCGACAAAGAGGAGGAGACTGAGCCCGGAAGGCGACCGCAACGAGACTCCGGGCTTCGCCAATTACGACCTCGAACAGGACTATGCAGAGCGGCttgcgaagaggaagcagaaggacaagaagcgcGACAAGCTGCTGGTCAAGACGCAGGATGGGCGAGTAGTGGAAAATCCTCGCGtggaagaacagcaagaGGACGTGAGCGACGATGATAGCTTCATGGCCAGCGATGATGGGGACAGCGGAGTTGTTGCTGATGTACAGCCCGCAAAGGCCCCAAAGAAGCCTGCATTACCAGTCAAAGAACAGATTCGTCTGGCCAAGGAGGAGCTCGCAAAAACTGCTCAAGCTATCAGCGAAGACCCAGAAGAACATATTGGGCAATTGGGCGCATTGGCAGAGCTCGCACAGTCGGACAAcatcaagatcaagaagctggCCCTGGCAACACAATTGGCCGTTTTCAAGGACATTATTCCTGGTTACAGAATTAGACCAATGTCAGAAAAGGATCTCATGGGCAAGCTCTCCAaagatgtgaagaagctgcggTCGTTCGAGCAAGGGCTGCTCAGTGGTTATAAGAACTACATCTCCACATTACAACATTTGGCGACTGGCAAGACGAGCAAGACTGTCAGCCAACAAGATGCGCAGGGTCTCGCGACAGTGGCCATATCTTGCGCTTGCACTCTTCTTACCAGCGTGCCACATTTCAACAACCGCGGTGATCTCATCGGAATCCTGGTGAAGAAGCTTGCTGGTCGAAATGTCACTTCGGATTTTGTCAAATGTCGAGAGGCAATAGAACAGCTGTTccgcgacgatgaggaagggCATGCATCGCTGGACGTGGTATCACAACTGaccacgatgatgaagaaacGGGATTATTCAATACACGAGACCGTCCTTAGCACTTTTCTGCACCTACGCCTGCTGAACGAGTTCTCGCAAAAAGGGGCGCCGAACAGGATTGACAAGCGTGAAGACGAAGGCCCCAAACCAAAATTTAAGAAAGAGTTTAGAACGAAACGAGAACGGAAGATCATGAAGGAGAGGAAACAGGTTGAGAAAGAGATGAAGGAAGCAGACGCGACAGTTTCCTATGAAGAAAAGGACAAGAACCAAGCTGAGACGCTCAAGCTGGTCTTTATCGCATACTTCCGCATCCTGAAAGAGAGGATTCAACACCTGATGGGCGTCGTCCTCGAAGGTCTCGCCAAGTACGCCCATCTCATCAACCAGGACTTCTTCGGAGACGTGCTCGAAGCTCTCAAGGACCTAATCAATGACGCCGAAGCCGCACTTCAACCATCCGAGGACGACGcagccgaagacgaagacgacattGATGACACGGAAAGACGAAATGCCACGCGCGAGAGCCTCCTCTGCATCATCACCGCTTTCGCCCTCCTCCAAGGCCAAATTGATGTCGTCAAATCCGCCAATTCCCTGTCTCTCGACCTCTCATTTTTCATCCGACAACTGTACCGCACTCTCATTCCACTATCCATGGACCTCGACATCGAACTCTCGGCCAAAAAGGCCCACTTGAGCGACCCCAACGGACTCCACGTGCCCACGACCTCCTCAACCGACACCAAAATCAACGTATCTACAACAGCCGTTCTCCTCCTGCGTTCACTTCAAAGTGTCCTCGTCCCACCCATCAACACAAAAAATGTCCCACCGGTGCGCGTGGCAGCTTTCGTGAAGCAACTTGAGATGCTGTCCTTGCATCTACCCCAGAAGAGCGCGATAGCAGTCCAAGAGCTCCTAAAAAGTGTGTCCAAAACACATGGCAAGAAAATTGCTGCGCTGTGGTATACCGAGGAGAGGAAAGGCGACGGAGTCTTTGATGCTTTGGGTCAGGAAGTGGAAAGCAGTAATCCCTTTGCGAGCACGGTGTGGGAAGGAGAACTGCTACGGCATCATTTTGATCCCAAGGTGAGAGAGGCTGTGAAGGTGATTGAGACGAATGTGAAAGAGGCGCGATCATAG
- the XYL1 gene encoding NAD(P)H-dependent D-xylose reductase (XR), translating into MQAIRRTTALFSSRSSHLPAITPPRAPALPRLQLINSHLSTRSYSKMPSPTVKLSNGKEMPLVGFGLWKVNNDTCADQVYNAIKTGYRLFDGACDYGNEVEAGQGVARAIKDGLVKREELFIVSKLWNSFHDKERVKPIAKKQLADWGIDYFDLYIIHFPIALKYVDPSVRYPPGFFDENDKLSLSKAPLEETYHAMEELYDEGLIKAIGISNYNGGLLLDVERYAKTLPHTLQIEHHPYLVQQDLLNLCKSRNIAVTAYSSFGPQSFLELNMQKAKDTPLLFEHSSIKSIADKHGKSPAQVLLRWATQRGIAVIPKSNNQERLAQNLDVTSFDLSEDEIKQISGLDKGLRFNNPLNYGIDVPIFA; encoded by the exons ATGCAAGCTATAAGAAG AACAACTGCTCTGTTCAGTTCTCGCAGCTCTCATCTACCAGCGATCACGCCACCCAGAgctccagctcttccacGACTTCAATTGATCAATTCCCATCTATCGACCAGGTCATATTCAAAGATGCCTTCTCCCACTGTTAAGCTGAGCAATGGCAAAGAG ATGCCACTTGTCGGCTTCGGTCTCTGGAAGGTGAACAACGACACCTGCGCTGATCAGGTCTACAACGCCATCAAGACCGGCTACCGCTTGTTCGACGGCGCTTGTGATTACGGCAATGAGGTGGAGGCTGGCCAGGGAGTGGCACGCGCTATCAAGGATGGACTCGTGAAGCGTGAGGAGCTCTTCATCGTTTCCAAGCTGTGGAACTCATTCCACGACAAGGAGCGCGTGAAGCCAatcgcgaagaagcagcttgcGGACTGGGGCATCGACTACTTCGACTTGTACATCATTCACTTCCCAATTGCCCTCAAGTACGTCGACCCTTCAGTCCGCTACCCACCAGGATTTTTCGACGAGAACGACAAGCTCTCGCTGAGCAAGGCACCACTCGAGGAAACCTACCACGCCATGGAAGAGCTGTACGATGAGGGTCTGATCAAGGCCATCGGTATCTCGAACTACAACGGcggacttcttcttgatgTCGAACGCTACGCCAAGACCTTGCCACACACCCTCCAGATCGAGCACCACCCATACCTTGTGCAGCAAGACCTCCTCAACTTGTGCAAGAGCCGAAACATTGCAGTGACCGCGTACTCTTCATTCGGTCCTCAGTCATTCCTCGAACTCAACATGCAAAAGGCCAAGGACACCCCACTTCTGTTCGAGCACTCATCCATCAAGAGCATCGCGGACAAGCACGGAAAGTCGCCAGCGCaagtgctgctgcgatgggCTACGCAACGTGGCATTGCTGTTATCCCAAAGAGCAACAACCAGGAGCGTTTGGCACAAAACTTGGACGTTACCAGCTTCGATCTGTCCGAGGATGAGATTAAGCAGATCTCTGGCCTCGACAAGGGCCTGCGATTCAACAACCCTCTCAAC TACGGCATCGATGTTCCAATCTTCGCATAA
- the SBH1 gene encoding Arf guanine nucleotide exchange factor sbh1, whose protein sequence is MSSPRPSSPINSNPTTGSTTARAASPKAPGGPATAIRRKAAADRADKIANARPASTRAAGAGGSSSTMLRLYTDESPGLKVDPFVVMVLSIGFIISVVALHIIAKFTKRFSS, encoded by the exons ATG TCTTCGCCACGACCTTCATCCCCGATCAACTCCAACCCAACCACTGGCTCCACGACCGCACGAGCAGCCTCGCCCAAAGCCCCAGGTGGACCAGCGACCGCGATCAGGAGGAAGGCTGCCGCAGATAGAGCCGACAAGATCGCCAATGCGCGACCAGCAAGCACAAGAGCCGCGGGAGcaggtggcagcagcagcaccatgtTGA GACTGTACACGGACGAATCGCCAGGACTCAAGGTCGACCCCTTTGTCGTTATGGTCCTTTCGATCGGTTTCATCATCTCCGTGGTCGCATTGCACA TCATCGCGAAGTTCACAAAGCGATTCTCGTCGTAG